Proteins from a genomic interval of Psychrobacter fulvigenes:
- a CDS encoding TolC family protein yields MTLSSAAFANADMHVNTLISQAIQSHPLVGAARAEQQATTESIRAAKLNMLPAPTLSSGYDRDDGMVSQLRLRQSLWTGGKLTANVNQAVFDDKAATEYVYEQQNQVAKTTIEAWQSYITAVSKQRVYYDNLQLLTEFEEMMQRRVSQGVSARIEMDLVTNRILQEQNAYQAAVEQQRIAMARLEQITGRRLSAVELPVPNLSELVSQAKGYSQTFEQMAFDQASFYNPTVVKEHYQVEAAKQGVKSLQAARYPTFYAQYEYDYYHDKNKNNNQNESDGEFSIGLSYDPGAGLSNLALARASESRVNSLVQSKEASRRSVLETIQTQYQQFASAKDQEHSLIAAVAGAQIVVSSYRRQFIAGRKSWLEVLNAVREHSQYQAQLVETRTSIIAAYYKLQVDFGMMSWQKFDQSRQPEPLFHPLDPVKKWLTRQDVARQAPDQAVIQPIVMKEEDKGMVTYPINDPISDALSNNYLSDTSTGLLTDSP; encoded by the coding sequence ATGACGCTATCAAGTGCGGCATTTGCCAATGCTGATATGCATGTCAACACCTTGATCAGTCAAGCCATCCAGAGCCATCCGCTGGTCGGCGCGGCGCGTGCAGAACAACAAGCCACGACTGAGAGTATTCGTGCTGCCAAGCTAAATATGCTACCTGCTCCTACCTTGTCATCAGGCTATGATCGCGACGATGGCATGGTCTCTCAGCTGCGGCTGCGCCAGTCTTTATGGACTGGTGGCAAGCTGACGGCGAATGTCAATCAAGCCGTCTTTGATGATAAAGCGGCGACAGAGTATGTATACGAACAACAAAACCAAGTTGCTAAGACCACGATTGAAGCGTGGCAAAGCTATATCACAGCTGTGTCTAAGCAGCGTGTCTATTATGATAACTTGCAGCTGCTGACTGAGTTTGAAGAGATGATGCAACGCCGTGTCAGTCAAGGAGTATCGGCACGTATCGAAATGGATTTAGTGACCAACCGTATATTACAAGAGCAAAATGCTTATCAAGCGGCGGTAGAGCAGCAGCGTATAGCGATGGCGCGTTTAGAGCAGATAACTGGCCGCCGGCTATCAGCTGTTGAGCTACCAGTACCGAATCTAAGCGAGCTTGTCAGCCAAGCTAAAGGGTACTCACAAACCTTTGAGCAAATGGCTTTTGATCAAGCCAGTTTTTACAACCCTACTGTAGTAAAAGAACACTATCAAGTTGAGGCTGCTAAGCAAGGGGTAAAGTCATTACAGGCAGCGCGTTATCCTACTTTTTATGCGCAGTACGAATACGACTACTATCATGATAAAAATAAAAATAACAATCAAAATGAGAGTGATGGTGAGTTTTCTATAGGTCTGAGCTATGATCCAGGGGCGGGCCTATCTAATCTGGCGCTGGCGCGGGCATCAGAGTCGCGAGTGAACAGTCTTGTACAGTCAAAAGAAGCATCAAGACGTTCAGTGCTTGAAACCATCCAAACTCAGTATCAGCAATTTGCCAGTGCCAAAGATCAAGAGCACTCCTTGATCGCTGCAGTTGCAGGTGCGCAGATAGTAGTCAGCTCTTACCGTCGTCAGTTCATTGCTGGTCGTAAATCTTGGCTTGAAGTGCTCAATGCAGTACGTGAGCATTCTCAGTATCAGGCACAGTTGGTTGAAACCCGAACTTCTATCATTGCAGCTTATTATAAGCTGCAAGTTGATTTTGGTATGATGTCTTGGCAGAAGTTTGATCAAAGTCGTCAGCCAGAGCCCTTATTCCATCCGCTGGATCCTGTTAAAAAATGGCTGACCCGTCAAGATGTGGCAAGACAAGCGCCTGATCAGGCAGTCATTCAACCTATCGTTATGAAAGAAGAGGATAAAGGTATGGTAACTTATCCTATTAACGATCCTATCAGTGACGCTTTGAGTAATAACTATCTTAGCGATACCAGCACAGGCTTGCTAACAGATAGCCCTTAA
- a CDS encoding type I secretion system permease/ATPase, producing MSTPVPASSDPTSDSELTANPTSNLLTLDPDEQTNEQGAQLAAALHTLLTQQGYPVDSVRLYGVIHQQTELTRLASIVKILEQLGVDQLPEALPMPDAAFLPLLALHPVQGWGVIHQQTPQGLWQFSQSEKISVHPSDAFTQLLRIRLESEPSKRKQLSFDQLLKKDLKNYRGIVVEAVVASFLINILALAVSLFSMQVYDRVIPTRSEYTLIILASGVGLVILFETFMKFARSKIMDKVVVNLDQYLSREVFQRLLNVRIDQMPGSVGSMAAQLRGYEQVRGFYTASTLFGLVDIPMAIIFVTLIVIIGNPLVALVPILAAVVAIIIGFSARKRIDSIAAVGASASYRKTGILVETVEGVETIKAGSGNWKFLSRWLDVMSITTKNDLDMKHANDNLSFLSQMIQQTSYVGIVIVGSFVVMSGDMTMGGLIACSILGGRILAPIMGIPNLLVQHSHAKAAKLNIEQLFSLEQDNHGVSHPLSPSHISGNFDLDKVTFNYQNNDQPALAINRLQIKAGERIAVLGPIGSGKSTLLKVLSGLYAPTQGRILLDGLDIQQISRESLSAQVGYLQQDHRLFEGTLRENLLIGLPAPSDDVMRDALIKTGLIKLVASHSSGLDLPISEGGKGLSGGQKQLVAFTRLVLTKPSVLLMDEPTASMDSRQEAQCIEVLSKNFGREHTLIVATHKMPLLRLVDRIIIMDNQQIVMDGPKEKVLAQLKGNDDQKNTKRTSVKISNPKTRIVSKDTSSIELKTDDQSHQDDNLGPNNE from the coding sequence ATGAGTACACCTGTCCCAGCTTCGAGTGACCCTACATCTGACAGTGAGCTGACAGCAAATCCTACTTCAAATTTATTGACACTTGATCCCGATGAGCAAACAAATGAGCAGGGGGCACAGTTGGCTGCGGCGCTACACACTTTGCTCACTCAGCAAGGGTATCCTGTTGATAGTGTGCGTCTTTACGGAGTGATACATCAGCAGACAGAGCTGACAAGACTGGCAAGTATTGTCAAGATATTGGAGCAGTTAGGAGTTGATCAGCTGCCAGAGGCTTTACCAATGCCAGATGCGGCATTTTTGCCTTTATTGGCTTTACATCCCGTCCAGGGATGGGGGGTAATTCATCAACAGACCCCGCAGGGGCTGTGGCAGTTTAGCCAGTCTGAGAAAATTAGTGTTCATCCAAGTGATGCGTTTACACAATTACTGCGTATTCGCTTAGAAAGCGAGCCCAGCAAGCGTAAACAGCTGTCTTTTGACCAACTATTAAAAAAAGATCTAAAAAACTATCGTGGTATTGTCGTTGAAGCGGTAGTAGCGTCATTTTTGATTAATATTTTAGCATTGGCAGTGTCGCTTTTTTCGATGCAGGTTTATGATCGTGTGATTCCAACCCGGAGTGAATACACTCTCATTATTTTAGCCAGTGGGGTGGGTCTCGTCATCTTGTTTGAAACTTTTATGAAGTTTGCCCGATCCAAGATTATGGATAAAGTAGTGGTCAACTTAGATCAATACCTATCTCGCGAAGTTTTTCAACGCTTGCTGAATGTACGTATTGATCAGATGCCAGGTTCGGTAGGGTCTATGGCAGCACAGCTACGCGGTTATGAGCAAGTGCGTGGGTTCTATACGGCAAGTACGCTATTTGGTTTGGTTGATATACCGATGGCGATTATATTTGTGACGCTCATTGTCATTATTGGCAATCCGTTGGTAGCCCTAGTGCCTATTTTGGCTGCTGTTGTCGCAATTATAATAGGATTCAGTGCGCGCAAAAGAATCGATAGTATTGCGGCGGTTGGCGCGTCAGCTTCTTACCGTAAAACTGGTATCTTAGTTGAGACCGTAGAGGGCGTTGAAACGATAAAGGCTGGATCAGGCAACTGGAAGTTTTTGTCACGTTGGCTTGATGTGATGAGTATCACTACCAAAAACGATCTGGACATGAAACATGCCAATGATAACTTGAGTTTTTTGTCGCAGATGATACAGCAGACCAGCTATGTAGGCATTGTGATTGTTGGCTCGTTTGTCGTGATGTCAGGAGATATGACCATGGGTGGCTTGATTGCCTGCTCTATTTTAGGCGGTCGTATTCTAGCACCAATTATGGGTATTCCCAATCTACTGGTACAGCACTCACATGCCAAAGCAGCAAAGCTTAATATTGAGCAGCTGTTCTCGCTAGAACAAGATAACCACGGGGTCAGTCATCCGCTATCGCCCAGTCATATCTCGGGTAATTTTGACCTAGATAAGGTAACTTTTAACTATCAAAATAATGACCAGCCTGCATTGGCTATTAACAGACTTCAAATAAAGGCGGGCGAGCGCATCGCGGTTTTGGGGCCAATCGGTTCTGGTAAGTCGACTTTGTTAAAAGTGCTATCAGGATTGTATGCACCTACTCAAGGCCGAATATTATTAGATGGACTTGATATTCAACAGATTAGCCGCGAGTCTTTAAGCGCGCAAGTCGGCTATCTACAACAAGATCATCGTCTATTTGAAGGTACTTTACGGGAGAACTTATTGATTGGCCTACCAGCCCCAAGTGATGATGTCATGCGTGATGCACTCATAAAGACGGGGTTGATTAAGTTGGTTGCCAGCCACTCTAGTGGCTTAGACTTGCCGATCAGTGAAGGAGGTAAGGGGTTATCAGGTGGTCAAAAACAACTGGTGGCGTTTACTCGCTTAGTACTAACCAAGCCTTCCGTTTTGTTGATGGACGAGCCGACAGCCTCTATGGATAGTCGGCAAGAAGCTCAATGTATCGAAGTACTTAGCAAAAATTTTGGCAGGGAGCATACTCTAATTGTTGCTACCCATAAAATGCCACTATTACGCTTGGTCGATCGTATTATTATTATGGATAACCAACAAATAGTAATGGATGGGCCCAAAGAAAAAGTACTTGCACAGTTAAAAGGTAATGATGATCAAAAGAATACAAAGAGGACTTCAGTTAAGATTAGTAACCCTAAGACGCGCATAGTCAGTAAAGACACTTCAAGCATTGAGCTAAAAACCGATGATCAATCTCATCAAGATGATAACCTAGGGCCAAATAATGAATAA
- a CDS encoding HlyD family efflux transporter periplasmic adaptor subunit — protein MNNYQHKSHDPKIGRTRIIIWGALIGIIVLVVWAYFAQIDQVTRATATVIASARTQDIQAVEGGVLTEILVKEGEKVTKGQLVVTLEEERAQAAVANASSKIAALKAKLARLEAEIYERPLRFPDDIKSYSEYVGNQTQLYNRRRQAIDQDVSSLQKMMVLAQQELSMNEPLLEYGDVSQADVIKLRRQVAEIQAQITNKRNKYFEEAQSEMTKAQEELDTELEQLRDHSQVLEETKLFAPTDGKVNNILITTIGGVVEPGEVIMEILPTSSDLIVEAKVSPVDIAYVKEQQAATVKLDAYDYSIFGAMNGTVTYISPDTLMEQTPKGEEPYYRVQIKITGAEFAERSDEIVIKPGMTASVDIKAQERSVLSYLTKPITKTFSEGLGER, from the coding sequence ATGAATAACTACCAACATAAATCTCATGATCCTAAAATTGGACGTACACGGATTATTATTTGGGGCGCGCTGATTGGAATAATTGTGTTAGTTGTTTGGGCTTATTTCGCCCAAATTGACCAAGTGACACGTGCAACAGCAACGGTCATCGCTAGTGCGCGAACGCAGGATATTCAAGCGGTAGAGGGTGGGGTGCTGACTGAGATATTGGTTAAAGAAGGTGAGAAAGTCACTAAAGGGCAATTGGTTGTCACACTTGAAGAAGAGCGGGCACAAGCAGCAGTGGCCAATGCCAGCTCTAAAATAGCAGCGCTGAAGGCTAAGCTGGCGCGATTAGAGGCTGAAATATATGAGCGACCATTAAGATTTCCAGATGACATAAAAAGCTATAGTGAGTACGTCGGAAACCAAACCCAACTCTATAATCGTCGTCGACAAGCGATTGACCAAGATGTCAGCTCCTTACAAAAGATGATGGTACTGGCGCAGCAAGAGCTCAGCATGAATGAGCCGCTATTAGAATACGGTGATGTCAGTCAAGCTGATGTGATCAAATTGCGCAGACAAGTGGCTGAGATCCAAGCCCAAATCACCAACAAGCGTAATAAGTATTTTGAAGAAGCACAGTCAGAGATGACCAAAGCCCAAGAAGAGCTGGACACTGAGCTTGAGCAGCTGCGTGACCATTCACAAGTGTTAGAAGAAACCAAACTATTTGCACCGACAGATGGCAAGGTTAATAATATTTTGATTACCACTATCGGCGGCGTTGTGGAACCTGGCGAGGTTATTATGGAGATATTGCCGACCAGTAGTGATCTTATTGTTGAGGCCAAAGTCAGCCCAGTGGATATCGCTTATGTAAAAGAACAACAAGCAGCAACTGTTAAGCTTGATGCTTATGATTATTCTATTTTTGGTGCTATGAATGGCACAGTAACATACATCAGTCCTGATACATTGATGGAACAAACGCCCAAAGGAGAAGAGCCTTACTATCGTGTGCAAATAAAAATCACCGGTGCTGAGTTCGCTGAGCGTAGTGATGAGATTGTGATCAAACCAGGGATGACTGCTTCAGTGGATATCAAAGCACAAGAGCGTTCAGTCCTTTCATACTTAACCAAGCCTATTACTAAGACTTTCTCTGAAGGCCTAGGAGAGCGCTAA
- a CDS encoding MliC family protein: MKKLLAVARFAVLLAACATNAPTTTAPSTDAQQVVQSFTCEDDGMVTAAYSASGQAAKLNVTLPKVGLNNAEVMMEQAVSGSGARYVNNVNPKTTYDWHTKADFGVMTITSDNGQTYSVNCEL, translated from the coding sequence ATGAAAAAACTATTAGCCGTAGCACGTTTCGCAGTATTACTAGCAGCCTGTGCAACGAATGCACCTACTACTACCGCACCAAGCACTGACGCCCAACAAGTGGTTCAGTCTTTTACTTGTGAAGATGATGGTATGGTTACAGCTGCCTACTCAGCGAGCGGTCAAGCGGCAAAGCTAAACGTTACTTTGCCTAAAGTCGGCCTAAATAACGCCGAAGTCATGATGGAACAAGCAGTATCAGGTTCTGGCGCTCGTTATGTCAACAACGTTAACCCTAAAACAACTTATGACTGGCATACTAAAGCTGACTTTGGTGTGATGACTATCACTTCAGACAATGGTCAGACGTACAGCGTTAATTGTGAGCTTTAA
- a CDS encoding DMT family transporter, with protein sequence MKPTLYTVIALIAFAANSLFCRMALAEGYIDAWNFTIIRLISAAACLGIIIAVHTQYLKLNRSLDGATVKEKGSWLSSTSLVIYALCFSIAYVELDTGTGALILFSAVQLTMIGWGIYKKEQLSALQWLAFIVAVAGFIYLMLPSAAMPSLSAATLMAISGSAWGVYSIRGKSCVSPLRATGFNFIRSLVAVPILLLVAMSRLGEISMQGILLACASGAIASGIGYSIWYMAMPLLKNTQAAIVQLCVPVLAAVLGVVFLSEQLTLEFVIASSVILGAVLVFILNKKTSKAPI encoded by the coding sequence TTGAAACCCACGCTCTATACGGTCATTGCGTTAATCGCTTTTGCCGCAAACTCTCTATTTTGCAGAATGGCCTTAGCAGAAGGATATATAGACGCATGGAATTTTACCATTATTCGCCTAATAAGCGCTGCCGCCTGCCTTGGTATTATCATCGCAGTGCATACACAGTATCTAAAGCTTAACCGTAGCCTTGATGGTGCAACTGTAAAGGAAAAAGGCAGTTGGTTAAGTAGCACAAGCTTAGTCATTTATGCGCTGTGTTTTTCAATCGCTTATGTAGAGCTAGATACGGGTACTGGCGCGCTCATTTTATTTTCAGCGGTGCAGCTCACCATGATTGGTTGGGGCATTTATAAAAAAGAGCAGTTAAGCGCCTTGCAGTGGCTGGCATTTATAGTGGCAGTAGCAGGATTTATATATTTGATGCTACCTTCGGCAGCGATGCCTTCATTATCAGCAGCGACGCTCATGGCGATTAGCGGTAGCGCTTGGGGAGTCTATAGCATACGCGGTAAGTCCTGTGTGTCCCCTCTTCGCGCTACTGGTTTTAACTTCATCAGAAGCCTTGTAGCGGTTCCTATACTGTTATTAGTAGCGATGAGTAGGCTCGGAGAGATCAGCATGCAAGGCATATTACTTGCTTGCGCCTCAGGGGCAATCGCTTCTGGGATTGGTTATAGCATTTGGTATATGGCCATGCCATTATTAAAAAACACGCAAGCGGCAATCGTACAACTTTGCGTGCCAGTACTTGCAGCGGTATTAGGCGTGGTGTTTTTGTCTGAGCAGCTGACTCTAGAGTTTGTAATAGCAAGCTCGGTGATCTTAGGGGCAGTACTGGTATTTATTTTAAATAAAAAAACTTCAAAAGCACCAATTTAA
- a CDS encoding AAA family ATPase, with the protein MNGNDATAFNLTQYTLKSVFKVAVLGAESTGKTTLCRDLAAHFDSPWVSEYMRTYLQAKWDNEQATCTWDDLLPIAQGQIALENTRAKQAAQASKNSQNTQKTEKQNYLFCDTSLFELMVYSNWYYADCPEALTQAALAHHYDLILLTEVDTPWVADDLRDAPHQRKEMSAYFASQLKTHNKKYRRIGGNREERVRQVTEWLSEN; encoded by the coding sequence ATGAATGGCAACGACGCTACCGCATTCAATCTTACGCAGTATACGCTTAAATCCGTCTTTAAAGTCGCTGTTTTGGGCGCAGAGAGTACGGGCAAAACCACCTTATGCCGTGATTTAGCCGCGCATTTTGATAGCCCTTGGGTGAGTGAGTATATGCGTACTTATTTGCAAGCCAAATGGGATAATGAACAAGCCACTTGCACTTGGGATGACTTACTGCCCATCGCTCAAGGTCAAATAGCGCTAGAAAACACACGAGCCAAACAAGCCGCTCAAGCCAGCAAAAACAGTCAGAACACGCAAAAAACTGAGAAGCAAAATTATCTATTTTGTGATACCAGCTTATTTGAGCTGATGGTCTATTCCAATTGGTACTATGCCGATTGTCCTGAAGCGCTAACCCAAGCGGCCTTGGCGCATCATTATGATTTGATCTTGTTAACCGAAGTGGATACACCTTGGGTCGCTGATGATCTACGTGATGCGCCTCATCAGCGTAAAGAGATGAGTGCCTATTTTGCCAGTCAGCTAAAGACTCACAACAAAAAATATAGGCGAATTGGTGGTAATAGAGAGGAGCGAGTTCGGCAGGTAACTGAATGGCTTAGTGAGAATTGA
- the pnuC gene encoding nicotinamide riboside transporter PnuC — MTEISNWLFGQYADYPTLFIILELIAVVFGVASVLLARKLSVLVFPIGLVSTAIFVYLLWKWQLFGDMFINAYYTLMGLYGWYNWTKNKDTHIKNTNVKASTNTSTDTDNPNSNDIDIEHIEASDLPTMALLSIATVSFVALVYYFRPVINNNFSFDGAVLGLHLFTWVDYTDMLTTALFLIAMWLMASRKIEHWLLWIVADAISVPLYFYKGLTFTALQYAVFTLIAIWAYYEWQRRYRIQSYAVYA, encoded by the coding sequence ATGACAGAGATTTCTAATTGGCTATTCGGGCAATATGCCGACTATCCAACCCTATTTATCATACTGGAGCTGATTGCCGTTGTCTTTGGGGTCGCCAGTGTCTTGCTCGCGCGCAAGCTTAGCGTGCTGGTTTTCCCCATTGGCCTAGTCAGTACCGCTATTTTTGTGTACTTACTTTGGAAATGGCAGTTGTTTGGTGATATGTTTATCAATGCCTATTATACGCTAATGGGTTTGTATGGCTGGTATAACTGGACGAAAAATAAAGACACCCATATTAAAAACACCAACGTTAAAGCCAGCACCAATACTAGTACTGATACCGATAATCCCAATTCAAACGACATCGATATTGAGCATATTGAAGCCAGTGACCTACCGACAATGGCACTATTATCTATCGCTACTGTCAGCTTTGTGGCGCTGGTTTACTATTTCCGCCCAGTGATTAATAATAACTTTAGCTTCGACGGTGCGGTACTCGGCCTACATCTGTTTACTTGGGTCGATTATACCGATATGCTCACCACCGCGCTGTTTTTGATCGCCATGTGGCTAATGGCCAGCCGCAAAATCGAGCATTGGTTGCTGTGGATAGTCGCCGATGCGATTTCAGTACCATTATATTTTTATAAAGGTCTCACCTTTACTGCACTACAATATGCCGTATTTACTCTCATCGCAATCTGGGCTTATTATGAATGGCAACGACGCTACCGCATTCAATCTTACGCAGTATACGCTTAA
- the tnpB gene encoding IS200/IS605 family element RNA-guided endonuclease TnpB, whose amino-acid sequence MPKQILKAHKVRLYPNEEQQVFFAKSFGCTRFIWNRMLADKIQHYQDTKTELKNTPAQYKKEFDWLKEVDSLALANVQQNLKAAYNKFFKGSGFPKFKKKGQRDSYTTNNQKGTVAITANSVKLPKTGHIKAKFPAKITGLIKSATVSKEPTGKYFVSLLVETMVEPLPKTHSNIGIDLGLTDFIVLSDGSKVANPKFLSKLQARLAKEQKILAKRREVAKTANRKLSESRNYQKQKVKVAKVYEKITNKRRDFLHKLSINIIKNHDVIAIEDLNVKGMVKNKKLAKAISDSSWSAFTTVLAYKAEWYGKELVKIDRWYPSSKTCSGCTHVLTKADLPLSVRSWNCPSCLQKNDRDINASINILNEGLRLATLKTVDATGLA is encoded by the coding sequence ATGCCAAAACAAATCCTAAAAGCCCATAAAGTCAGATTGTATCCTAATGAAGAACAGCAAGTATTTTTTGCTAAGTCATTTGGCTGCACGCGCTTTATATGGAATAGAATGCTAGCGGATAAAATACAGCATTATCAAGATACTAAAACAGAATTAAAAAATACTCCAGCTCAATATAAAAAAGAGTTTGACTGGCTTAAAGAAGTCGATAGCTTGGCACTGGCCAACGTACAACAAAACCTAAAAGCGGCTTATAACAAATTCTTCAAAGGCTCAGGATTTCCAAAGTTCAAGAAGAAGGGGCAGCGTGACAGCTATACCACCAACAACCAAAAAGGTACAGTGGCGATAACAGCTAACAGCGTTAAACTGCCTAAAACTGGTCATATCAAAGCCAAGTTTCCAGCCAAGATAACTGGTTTGATTAAGAGCGCCACGGTCAGTAAAGAGCCTACAGGTAAGTATTTTGTCAGTTTACTGGTTGAGACTATGGTAGAGCCATTACCAAAAACGCATTCAAACATCGGCATTGATTTAGGACTGACAGACTTTATCGTCTTATCGGACGGCAGCAAAGTCGCCAATCCTAAGTTTTTGTCTAAGCTACAAGCGAGATTGGCAAAAGAGCAAAAGATATTAGCCAAACGTAGAGAAGTCGCTAAGACCGCCAATCGCAAGTTATCAGAGAGCCGCAACTATCAAAAGCAAAAGGTCAAAGTCGCCAAAGTATATGAGAAAATAACCAATAAGCGCCGCGACTTCTTACACAAACTCTCAATCAATATCATCAAAAACCACGATGTTATTGCTATTGAGGACTTAAATGTCAAAGGCATGGTTAAGAATAAAAAGTTAGCCAAAGCGATTAGCGATAGCTCATGGTCAGCGTTTACCACCGTGCTGGCTTATAAAGCAGAATGGTATGGTAAAGAGCTTGTCAAAATAGATAGATGGTATCCATCTTCTAAAACCTGCTCAGGGTGCACTCATGTGCTGACTAAGGCTGATTTGCCATTGTCAGTAAGATCATGGAATTGCCCAAGTTGCTTGCAAAAAAATGATAGAGACATCAACGCTAGTATCAATATCCTTAATGAGGGTTTGAGACTGGCAACACTCAAAACCGTCGATGCGACGGGGTTAGCTTAG
- a CDS encoding beta-ketoacyl-ACP synthase III, with product MTTCITGTGLYIPPYSISNEELVESFNQYVDNYNEQHADEIAAETVTALEHSSAAFIEKVSGIKSRYVMEKDGILNPEIMAPVIAYRNLGEELSVMAEMGAAALKDALADAGLEANDLDGIILACSNFQRTYPAVSIEIQNEIGMVGGFAYDMNVACSAATFGLSQAHGSIVSGLAKRVAVVNVEITSAHLNWRNRDSHFIFGDVATACIVEELDTPKGYEIVNCKLFTEFSTNIKNEYGFMDRSEFLAAETQMYPDIKEPVTDKLFLQNGRKVFREVCPKVSEIILEHLKENDIQSNEVKMMWLHQANANMLDLILRTVMGKEADKGIVPSVIDEFANTSSASPMIVFHRYKDELKSGDLGVICSFGAGYSIGSVLVRKV from the coding sequence ATGACGACTTGTATTACCGGCACCGGCCTGTACATCCCCCCTTATAGCATCAGCAATGAAGAGCTGGTGGAATCATTCAACCAATATGTTGATAATTATAACGAACAGCATGCTGACGAGATAGCAGCAGAGACGGTGACTGCACTTGAGCATTCCTCAGCGGCATTTATCGAAAAAGTATCTGGCATTAAATCGCGCTACGTGATGGAAAAAGACGGCATCCTAAATCCTGAAATCATGGCGCCAGTCATTGCCTATCGTAATCTGGGTGAAGAGCTGTCTGTCATGGCCGAGATGGGTGCTGCTGCGCTGAAAGACGCGCTTGCTGATGCCGGTCTTGAAGCCAACGACTTAGACGGTATTATTCTTGCCTGTTCGAACTTCCAGCGTACTTATCCTGCCGTCTCTATCGAGATTCAGAATGAAATCGGTATGGTTGGTGGTTTTGCCTATGACATGAACGTTGCCTGTAGTGCGGCTACTTTTGGTCTATCACAAGCACATGGCTCAATTGTATCTGGTCTTGCCAAACGTGTCGCTGTGGTCAATGTCGAAATCACGTCAGCGCATCTAAACTGGCGTAACCGTGACAGCCATTTCATCTTTGGTGATGTCGCAACCGCGTGTATCGTAGAAGAGTTGGATACACCAAAAGGTTATGAAATCGTAAACTGTAAGCTGTTTACTGAATTCTCTACCAATATCAAAAACGAATACGGCTTTATGGATCGCTCAGAGTTCTTGGCAGCCGAAACGCAAATGTATCCAGATATCAAAGAGCCCGTCACGGATAAGCTGTTTTTACAAAATGGCCGTAAAGTATTCCGTGAAGTCTGTCCAAAAGTGTCCGAAATTATTCTTGAGCACTTAAAAGAAAATGATATTCAGTCGAATGAAGTCAAGATGATGTGGCTACACCAAGCCAATGCCAATATGCTCGATCTAATCTTGCGTACGGTCATGGGTAAAGAAGCGGATAAAGGCATCGTGCCAAGCGTCATTGACGAGTTTGCTAATACCAGCTCTGCCAGTCCTATGATTGTTTTCCATCGTTATAAAGATGAGCTGAAATCTGGTGACTTGGGCGTAATATGCTCATTTGGGGCTGGTTACTCTATTGGTTCAGTATTGGTACGTAAAGTTTAA